The following are encoded in a window of Pseudomonas sp. St316 genomic DNA:
- the ubiG gene encoding bifunctional 2-polyprenyl-6-hydroxyphenol methylase/3-demethylubiquinol 3-O-methyltransferase UbiG, whose translation MSNVDHAEIAKFEALAHRWWDRESEFKPLHDINPLRVNWIDERVNLAGKKVLDVGCGGGILSEAMAQRGATVMGIDMGEAPLAVAQLHQLESGVSVEYRQTTAEALAEEMPGQFDVVTCLEMLEHVPDPSSVIRACFRMVKPGGQVFFSTINRNPKAYLFAIVGAEYIMKLLPRGTHDFKKFIRPSELGAWSRAAGLTVKDIIGLTYNPLTKHYKLAADVDVNYMIQTLREE comes from the coding sequence ATGAGCAACGTCGACCACGCCGAAATCGCCAAATTCGAAGCCCTGGCCCATCGCTGGTGGGACCGTGAAAGCGAATTCAAACCCCTGCACGACATCAATCCGCTGCGGGTCAACTGGATTGACGAACGGGTCAACCTGGCAGGCAAGAAGGTGCTCGACGTCGGTTGCGGCGGCGGCATCCTCAGCGAAGCCATGGCCCAGCGCGGGGCGACGGTGATGGGCATCGACATGGGCGAAGCGCCACTGGCGGTTGCACAACTGCATCAGCTGGAGTCAGGCGTCAGCGTGGAATACCGGCAGACCACCGCCGAAGCCCTGGCCGAAGAAATGCCCGGGCAATTCGACGTGGTCACCTGCCTGGAAATGCTCGAGCACGTGCCAGACCCGTCATCGGTCATCCGCGCCTGTTTCCGCATGGTCAAGCCCGGCGGCCAGGTGTTCTTCTCCACGATCAACCGCAACCCGAAGGCCTATCTGTTCGCCATCGTCGGCGCCGAATACATCATGAAGCTGCTGCCTCGCGGCACTCACGACTTCAAGAAATTCATCCGCCCCTCCGAGCTGGGCGCCTGGAGCCGTGCGGCCGGGCTGACCGTCAAGGACATCATTGGCCTGACTTACAACCCGCTGACCAAGCACTACAAACTGGCGGCCGACGTTGACGT